The following are encoded in a window of Maylandia zebra isolate NMK-2024a linkage group LG5, Mzebra_GT3a, whole genome shotgun sequence genomic DNA:
- the tacc1 gene encoding transforming acidic coiled-coil-containing protein 1 isoform X4 translates to MSWLSPVSWAKWTWTAVRGGEGEEDEDGQEASEEREQRGERVDEDEEERSQGCSSDSESHFGTPEAATPVRAPPTIPGELENNNSDADKTELEQEENLIVTAPVRDQDTLLSHNMGQDEPAVPMGGPLEINIQTLEEEQTVKFPADLGSLPAADLSTHKEVAPSSESSQVPATLLAADPVPDLASALGPALSSEPDSILSSEPEILSAPEPLEEKPPAQPEAQYNGLSNEAEPTQKSKTRKSKPPSLKMKSSLNNAANTNEEEELPVPKVTYNFDLLDESFNPFTSGGSKIQNSPPPCEPGSFPRLEPLGEASSAAQAHSETTNPSSEVKPMMMEFGLDEGPASRPPPKNLGGKKTISKLATKKQKPKGSEASCKPEPEPTVLETLSQPAPEPVPQSIPEPVSEPDLEVSLPVSDSSTPLNLDDVPILKTGSYNFDPSQSDDPNFNPFGSNSKVNNSPVLPRSSYSFDPDNIDVSVDPFKPSKSLSNEDTSSTSSLPEKKVKEGEKQKARQPQVEKKVRQIPKKNKERTIKNSCKVEKYDESQSLVLDVCNQDEDEVVVQTPEITQRVHHATDEEKLASTCMMGQTTDSQQEREEPECNKAPAKKQLSSDPVIMDGSETKVADQLEEKDSFSLKDDISAMSTTTKLTCNEGPDTAALSQDSVPLSEMDKAAVLTLIREEIIVKEIEVNEWKRKYEESRAEVMEMRKIVAEYEKTVAQMIEDEQQQKTLSCSKSVRQLTLERDQALADLNSVERSFADLFRRYENMKGVLEGFKKNEEVLKKCAQDYLMRIKQEEQRYQTLKIHAEEKLDKASEDIAQVRAKANGESVALNASLRKEQMKVESLERAVLQKNQEIEELTKICDELIAKLGTE, encoded by the exons ATGTCTTGGCTCTCACCCGTGTCATGGGCTAAATGGACATGGACGGCAGTGCGcgggggagagggagaggaggatgaagacgGGCAGGAGGCCAGCGAGGAGAGGGAGCAACGTGGAGAGAGAGTAGACGAAGACGAGGAGGAGAGATCTCAAGGCTGCAG CTCTGACTCAGAGAGTCATTTTGGCACTCCTGAGGCAGCGACTCCTGTCCGCGCCCCGCCGACCATCCCAGGAGAGCTGGAGAACAACAACTCTGATGCAGACAAAACAG AGTTGGAGCAGGAGGAGAACCTGATAGTGACTGCTCCTGTCAGGGATCAGGACACTCTGCTCAGCCACAACATGGGTCAGGATGAGCCTGCAGTCCCCATGGGTGGCCCGCTCGAAATAAACATTCAGACCCTAGAAGAAGAACAAACAGTGAAATTTCCAGCAGATTTGGGCTCTTTACCTGCTGCTGATTTATCCACACATAAGGAAGTGGCTCCATCCTCTGAGTCATCCCAAGTCCCAGCTACTCTTCTAGCAGCTGATCCAGTCCCAGATCTGGCTTCAGCTCTGGGTCCTGCTCTTTCCTCAGAACCAGATTCAATCCTGAGCAGTGAACCTGAAATCCTCTCAGCTCCAGAGCCCCTTGAGGAGAAACCTCCTGCTCAACCAGAGGCACAATACAATGGCCTGTCCAACGAGGCAGAGCCTACTCAAAAGAGTAAAACGAGGAAATCCAAACCTCCGTCTCTGAAAATGAAGTCCTCGCTGAATAACGCTGCTAACACAAACGAGGAAGAAGAGCTTCCTGTCCCTAAGGTCACATATAACTTTGACCTTTTGGATGAGAGCTTTAACCCATTCACCAGCGGCGGATCAAAAATCCAAAACTCTCCCCCACCGTGTGAACCGGGCTCTTTCCCCAGACTCGAGCCACTCGGAGAGGCCAGCTCAGCAGCACAAGCACACTCGGAAACAACAAATCCATCATCTGAGGTTAAGCCCATGATGATGGAGTTTGGCCTGGATGAAGGACCAGCCAGCAGACCTCCTCCAAAGAACCTAGGAGGGAAAAAGACAATCAGTAAACTTGCTACAAAGAAGCAGAAGCCCAAAGGATCCGAGGCTTCCTGCAAACCTGAACCAGAACCCACAGTGTTAGAAACACTTTCACAGCCAGCACCAGAACCAGTCCCCCAGTCTATACCAGAGCCAGTTTCAGAGCCTGATCTGGAAGTTTCTCTTCCAGTTTCAGACTCTTCTACACCTTTGAACTTGGACGATGTTCCTATTCTTAAGACAGGATCATATAACTTTGATCCCAGTCAGTCAGATGACCCAAACTTCAATCCATTTGGTAGCAATAGCAAGGTGAATAACTCTCCAGTGCTTCCTAGAAGCTCCTACAGCTTTGACCCGGACAATATTGATGTTTCTGTGGACCCTTTTAAACCTTCAAAATCTCTGAGCAACGAGGACACGTCCAGTACCTCGTCTCTGCCggagaaaaaagtaaaagaaggaGAGAAACAAAAGGCAAGGCAACCTCAGGTGGAGAAGAAAGTGAGGCAGATtcccaagaaaaacaaagagagaacaatcaa GAATTCCTGTAAAGTAGAGAAATACGATGAAAGCCAGTCCTTGGTCCTTGACGTGTGTAATCAG GATGAGGATGAAGTGGTGGTACAGACCCCAGAAATCACTCAGCGAGTTCATCATGCCACTGATGAGGAGAAACTGGCCTCCACTTGTATGATGGGACAGACAACAGACAgccagcaggagagagaggagccAGAATGCAATAAAGCACCTGCAAAAAAGCAGCTAAGCAGTGATCCAGTGATAATGGATG GTTCTGAGACAAAGGTTGCAGACCAGCTGGAGGAGAAGGACAGCTTCAGCCTGAAAGATGATATA AGTGCGATGTccacaacaacaaaactgaCCTGCAATGAGGGCCCTGACACAGCAGCCCTGTCCCAGGACAGCGTGCCTCTGAGCGAGATGGACAAAGCTGCAGTGCTAACCCTGATCAGAGAAGAG ATCATCGTTAAAGAGATTGAGGTCAATGAATGGAagagaaaatatgaagaaagtcGAGCAGAGGTTATGGAAATGAG GAAAATAGTTGCAGAATATGAGAAAACAGTCGCACAGATGATTG aggatgagcagcagcagaagaccctGTCATGTAGTAAGTCAGTGAGACAGCTGACCTTAGAGAGAGATCAGGCCCTGGCTGACCTCAACTCAGTGGAGCGCTCCTTTGCTGACCTCTTTAGGCGGTATGAGAACATGAAGGGAGTCTTGGAGGGCTTTAAGAAG AATGAGGAGGTGCTAAAGAAGTGTGCTCAAGACTACCTGATGCGGATCAAGCAAGAGGAGCAGCGATATCAAACCCTCAAAATCCACGCTGAGGAGAAACTCGACAA GGCCAGTGAGGACATAGCCCAGGTACGTGCCAAGGCAAACGGTGAGAGTGTGGCCCTAAACGCAAGCCTGAGAAAGGAGCAGATGAAGGTGGAGTCACTTGAAAGAGCTGTCCTTCAGAAG AATCAAGAGATTGAAGAGCTCACCAAGATCTGTGATGAACTGATCGCCAAACTGGGAACAGAATAG
- the tacc1 gene encoding transforming acidic coiled-coil-containing protein 1 isoform X3 produces the protein MSWLSPVSWAKWTWTAVRGGEGEEDEDGQEASEEREQRGERVDEDEEERSQGCSSDSESHFGTPEAATPVRAPPTIPGELENNNSDADKTELEQEENLIVTAPVRDQDTLLSHNMGQDEPAVPMGGPLEINIQTLEEEQTVKFPADLGSLPAADLSTHKEVAPSSESSQVPATLLAADPVPDLASALGPALSSEPDSILSSEPEILSAPEPLEEKPPAQPEAQYNGLSNEAEPTQKSKTRKSKPPSLKMKSSLNNAANTNEEEELPVPKVTYNFDLLDESFNPFTSGGSKIQNSPPPCEPGSFPRLEPLGEASSAAQAHSETTNPSSEVKPMMMEFGLDEGPASRPPPKNLGGKKTISKLATKKQKPKGSEASCKPEPEPTVLETLSQPAPEPVPQSIPEPVSEPDLEVSLPVSDSSTPLNLDDVPILKTGSYNFDPSQSDDPNFNPFGSNSKVNNSPVLPRSSYSFDPDNIDVSVDPFKPSKSLSNEDTSSTSSLPEKKVKEGEKQKARQPQVEKKVRQIPKKNKERTIKTSEQVKFLCFLLNSCKVEKYDESQSLVLDVCNQDEDEVVVQTPEITQRVHHATDEEKLASTCMMGQTTDSQQEREEPECNKAPAKKQLSSDPVIMDGSETKVADQLEEKDSFSLKDDISAMSTTTKLTCNEGPDTAALSQDSVPLSEMDKAAVLTLIREEIIVKEIEVNEWKRKYEESRAEVMEMRKIVAEYEKTVAQMIEDEQQQKTLSCSKSVRQLTLERDQALADLNSVERSFADLFRRYENMKGVLEGFKKNEEVLKKCAQDYLMRIKQEEQRYQTLKIHAEEKLDKASEDIAQVRAKANGESVALNASLRKEQMKVESLERAVLQKNQEIEELTKICDELIAKLGTE, from the exons ATGTCTTGGCTCTCACCCGTGTCATGGGCTAAATGGACATGGACGGCAGTGCGcgggggagagggagaggaggatgaagacgGGCAGGAGGCCAGCGAGGAGAGGGAGCAACGTGGAGAGAGAGTAGACGAAGACGAGGAGGAGAGATCTCAAGGCTGCAG CTCTGACTCAGAGAGTCATTTTGGCACTCCTGAGGCAGCGACTCCTGTCCGCGCCCCGCCGACCATCCCAGGAGAGCTGGAGAACAACAACTCTGATGCAGACAAAACAG AGTTGGAGCAGGAGGAGAACCTGATAGTGACTGCTCCTGTCAGGGATCAGGACACTCTGCTCAGCCACAACATGGGTCAGGATGAGCCTGCAGTCCCCATGGGTGGCCCGCTCGAAATAAACATTCAGACCCTAGAAGAAGAACAAACAGTGAAATTTCCAGCAGATTTGGGCTCTTTACCTGCTGCTGATTTATCCACACATAAGGAAGTGGCTCCATCCTCTGAGTCATCCCAAGTCCCAGCTACTCTTCTAGCAGCTGATCCAGTCCCAGATCTGGCTTCAGCTCTGGGTCCTGCTCTTTCCTCAGAACCAGATTCAATCCTGAGCAGTGAACCTGAAATCCTCTCAGCTCCAGAGCCCCTTGAGGAGAAACCTCCTGCTCAACCAGAGGCACAATACAATGGCCTGTCCAACGAGGCAGAGCCTACTCAAAAGAGTAAAACGAGGAAATCCAAACCTCCGTCTCTGAAAATGAAGTCCTCGCTGAATAACGCTGCTAACACAAACGAGGAAGAAGAGCTTCCTGTCCCTAAGGTCACATATAACTTTGACCTTTTGGATGAGAGCTTTAACCCATTCACCAGCGGCGGATCAAAAATCCAAAACTCTCCCCCACCGTGTGAACCGGGCTCTTTCCCCAGACTCGAGCCACTCGGAGAGGCCAGCTCAGCAGCACAAGCACACTCGGAAACAACAAATCCATCATCTGAGGTTAAGCCCATGATGATGGAGTTTGGCCTGGATGAAGGACCAGCCAGCAGACCTCCTCCAAAGAACCTAGGAGGGAAAAAGACAATCAGTAAACTTGCTACAAAGAAGCAGAAGCCCAAAGGATCCGAGGCTTCCTGCAAACCTGAACCAGAACCCACAGTGTTAGAAACACTTTCACAGCCAGCACCAGAACCAGTCCCCCAGTCTATACCAGAGCCAGTTTCAGAGCCTGATCTGGAAGTTTCTCTTCCAGTTTCAGACTCTTCTACACCTTTGAACTTGGACGATGTTCCTATTCTTAAGACAGGATCATATAACTTTGATCCCAGTCAGTCAGATGACCCAAACTTCAATCCATTTGGTAGCAATAGCAAGGTGAATAACTCTCCAGTGCTTCCTAGAAGCTCCTACAGCTTTGACCCGGACAATATTGATGTTTCTGTGGACCCTTTTAAACCTTCAAAATCTCTGAGCAACGAGGACACGTCCAGTACCTCGTCTCTGCCggagaaaaaagtaaaagaaggaGAGAAACAAAAGGCAAGGCAACCTCAGGTGGAGAAGAAAGTGAGGCAGATtcccaagaaaaacaaagagagaacaatcaa GACATCTGAACAAGTCAagtttctctgttttctgtt GAATTCCTGTAAAGTAGAGAAATACGATGAAAGCCAGTCCTTGGTCCTTGACGTGTGTAATCAG GATGAGGATGAAGTGGTGGTACAGACCCCAGAAATCACTCAGCGAGTTCATCATGCCACTGATGAGGAGAAACTGGCCTCCACTTGTATGATGGGACAGACAACAGACAgccagcaggagagagaggagccAGAATGCAATAAAGCACCTGCAAAAAAGCAGCTAAGCAGTGATCCAGTGATAATGGATG GTTCTGAGACAAAGGTTGCAGACCAGCTGGAGGAGAAGGACAGCTTCAGCCTGAAAGATGATATA AGTGCGATGTccacaacaacaaaactgaCCTGCAATGAGGGCCCTGACACAGCAGCCCTGTCCCAGGACAGCGTGCCTCTGAGCGAGATGGACAAAGCTGCAGTGCTAACCCTGATCAGAGAAGAG ATCATCGTTAAAGAGATTGAGGTCAATGAATGGAagagaaaatatgaagaaagtcGAGCAGAGGTTATGGAAATGAG GAAAATAGTTGCAGAATATGAGAAAACAGTCGCACAGATGATTG aggatgagcagcagcagaagaccctGTCATGTAGTAAGTCAGTGAGACAGCTGACCTTAGAGAGAGATCAGGCCCTGGCTGACCTCAACTCAGTGGAGCGCTCCTTTGCTGACCTCTTTAGGCGGTATGAGAACATGAAGGGAGTCTTGGAGGGCTTTAAGAAG AATGAGGAGGTGCTAAAGAAGTGTGCTCAAGACTACCTGATGCGGATCAAGCAAGAGGAGCAGCGATATCAAACCCTCAAAATCCACGCTGAGGAGAAACTCGACAA GGCCAGTGAGGACATAGCCCAGGTACGTGCCAAGGCAAACGGTGAGAGTGTGGCCCTAAACGCAAGCCTGAGAAAGGAGCAGATGAAGGTGGAGTCACTTGAAAGAGCTGTCCTTCAGAAG AATCAAGAGATTGAAGAGCTCACCAAGATCTGTGATGAACTGATCGCCAAACTGGGAACAGAATAG
- the tacc1 gene encoding transforming acidic coiled-coil-containing protein 1 isoform X2 translates to MSWLSPVSWAKWTWTAVRGGEGEEDEDGQEASEEREQRGERVDEDEEERSQGCSSDSESHFGTPEAATPVRAPPTIPGELENNNSDADKTELEQEENLIVTAPVRDQDTLLSHNMGQDEPAVPMGGPLEINIQTLEEEQTVKFPADLGSLPAADLSTHKEVAPSSESSQVPATLLAADPVPDLASALGPALSSEPDSILSSEPEILSAPEPLEEKPPAQPEAQYNGLSNEAEPTQKSKTRKSKPPSLKMKSSLNNAANTNEEEELPVPKVTYNFDLLDESFNPFTSGGSKIQNSPPPCEPGSFPRLEPLGEASSAAQAHSETTNPSSEVKPMMMEFGLDEGPASRPPPKNLGGKKTISKLATKKQKPKGSEASCKPEPEPTVLETLSQPAPEPVPQSIPEPVSEPDLEVSLPVSDSSTPLNLDDVPILKTGSYNFDPSQSDDPNFNPFGSNSKVNNSPVLPRSSYSFDPDNIDVSVDPFKPSKSLSNEDTSSTSSLPEKKVKEGEKQKARQPQVEKKVRQIPKKNKERTIKNSCKVEKYDESQSLVLDVCNQDICTDTSLSHVQDEDEVVVQTPEITQRVHHATDEEKLASTCMMGQTTDSQQEREEPECNKAPAKKQLSSDPVIMDGSETKVADQLEEKDSFSLKDDISAMSTTTKLTCNEGPDTAALSQDSVPLSEMDKAAVLTLIREEIIVKEIEVNEWKRKYEESRAEVMEMRKIVAEYEKTVAQMIEDEQQQKTLSCSKSVRQLTLERDQALADLNSVERSFADLFRRYENMKGVLEGFKKNEEVLKKCAQDYLMRIKQEEQRYQTLKIHAEEKLDKASEDIAQVRAKANGESVALNASLRKEQMKVESLERAVLQKNQEIEELTKICDELIAKLGTE, encoded by the exons ATGTCTTGGCTCTCACCCGTGTCATGGGCTAAATGGACATGGACGGCAGTGCGcgggggagagggagaggaggatgaagacgGGCAGGAGGCCAGCGAGGAGAGGGAGCAACGTGGAGAGAGAGTAGACGAAGACGAGGAGGAGAGATCTCAAGGCTGCAG CTCTGACTCAGAGAGTCATTTTGGCACTCCTGAGGCAGCGACTCCTGTCCGCGCCCCGCCGACCATCCCAGGAGAGCTGGAGAACAACAACTCTGATGCAGACAAAACAG AGTTGGAGCAGGAGGAGAACCTGATAGTGACTGCTCCTGTCAGGGATCAGGACACTCTGCTCAGCCACAACATGGGTCAGGATGAGCCTGCAGTCCCCATGGGTGGCCCGCTCGAAATAAACATTCAGACCCTAGAAGAAGAACAAACAGTGAAATTTCCAGCAGATTTGGGCTCTTTACCTGCTGCTGATTTATCCACACATAAGGAAGTGGCTCCATCCTCTGAGTCATCCCAAGTCCCAGCTACTCTTCTAGCAGCTGATCCAGTCCCAGATCTGGCTTCAGCTCTGGGTCCTGCTCTTTCCTCAGAACCAGATTCAATCCTGAGCAGTGAACCTGAAATCCTCTCAGCTCCAGAGCCCCTTGAGGAGAAACCTCCTGCTCAACCAGAGGCACAATACAATGGCCTGTCCAACGAGGCAGAGCCTACTCAAAAGAGTAAAACGAGGAAATCCAAACCTCCGTCTCTGAAAATGAAGTCCTCGCTGAATAACGCTGCTAACACAAACGAGGAAGAAGAGCTTCCTGTCCCTAAGGTCACATATAACTTTGACCTTTTGGATGAGAGCTTTAACCCATTCACCAGCGGCGGATCAAAAATCCAAAACTCTCCCCCACCGTGTGAACCGGGCTCTTTCCCCAGACTCGAGCCACTCGGAGAGGCCAGCTCAGCAGCACAAGCACACTCGGAAACAACAAATCCATCATCTGAGGTTAAGCCCATGATGATGGAGTTTGGCCTGGATGAAGGACCAGCCAGCAGACCTCCTCCAAAGAACCTAGGAGGGAAAAAGACAATCAGTAAACTTGCTACAAAGAAGCAGAAGCCCAAAGGATCCGAGGCTTCCTGCAAACCTGAACCAGAACCCACAGTGTTAGAAACACTTTCACAGCCAGCACCAGAACCAGTCCCCCAGTCTATACCAGAGCCAGTTTCAGAGCCTGATCTGGAAGTTTCTCTTCCAGTTTCAGACTCTTCTACACCTTTGAACTTGGACGATGTTCCTATTCTTAAGACAGGATCATATAACTTTGATCCCAGTCAGTCAGATGACCCAAACTTCAATCCATTTGGTAGCAATAGCAAGGTGAATAACTCTCCAGTGCTTCCTAGAAGCTCCTACAGCTTTGACCCGGACAATATTGATGTTTCTGTGGACCCTTTTAAACCTTCAAAATCTCTGAGCAACGAGGACACGTCCAGTACCTCGTCTCTGCCggagaaaaaagtaaaagaaggaGAGAAACAAAAGGCAAGGCAACCTCAGGTGGAGAAGAAAGTGAGGCAGATtcccaagaaaaacaaagagagaacaatcaa GAATTCCTGTAAAGTAGAGAAATACGATGAAAGCCAGTCCTTGGTCCTTGACGTGTGTAATCAG GATATATGTACAGATACCTCGCTCTCCCATGTCCAGGATGAGGATGAAGTGGTGGTACAGACCCCAGAAATCACTCAGCGAGTTCATCATGCCACTGATGAGGAGAAACTGGCCTCCACTTGTATGATGGGACAGACAACAGACAgccagcaggagagagaggagccAGAATGCAATAAAGCACCTGCAAAAAAGCAGCTAAGCAGTGATCCAGTGATAATGGATG GTTCTGAGACAAAGGTTGCAGACCAGCTGGAGGAGAAGGACAGCTTCAGCCTGAAAGATGATATA AGTGCGATGTccacaacaacaaaactgaCCTGCAATGAGGGCCCTGACACAGCAGCCCTGTCCCAGGACAGCGTGCCTCTGAGCGAGATGGACAAAGCTGCAGTGCTAACCCTGATCAGAGAAGAG ATCATCGTTAAAGAGATTGAGGTCAATGAATGGAagagaaaatatgaagaaagtcGAGCAGAGGTTATGGAAATGAG GAAAATAGTTGCAGAATATGAGAAAACAGTCGCACAGATGATTG aggatgagcagcagcagaagaccctGTCATGTAGTAAGTCAGTGAGACAGCTGACCTTAGAGAGAGATCAGGCCCTGGCTGACCTCAACTCAGTGGAGCGCTCCTTTGCTGACCTCTTTAGGCGGTATGAGAACATGAAGGGAGTCTTGGAGGGCTTTAAGAAG AATGAGGAGGTGCTAAAGAAGTGTGCTCAAGACTACCTGATGCGGATCAAGCAAGAGGAGCAGCGATATCAAACCCTCAAAATCCACGCTGAGGAGAAACTCGACAA GGCCAGTGAGGACATAGCCCAGGTACGTGCCAAGGCAAACGGTGAGAGTGTGGCCCTAAACGCAAGCCTGAGAAAGGAGCAGATGAAGGTGGAGTCACTTGAAAGAGCTGTCCTTCAGAAG AATCAAGAGATTGAAGAGCTCACCAAGATCTGTGATGAACTGATCGCCAAACTGGGAACAGAATAG
- the tacc1 gene encoding transforming acidic coiled-coil-containing protein 1 isoform X5: MGGTQSQRKNSRRSSSRSYTNTVTSDSESHFGTPEAATPVRAPPTIPGELENNNSDADKTELEQEENLIVTAPVRDQDTLLSHNMGQDEPAVPMGGPLEINIQTLEEEQTVKFPADLGSLPAADLSTHKEVAPSSESSQVPATLLAADPVPDLASALGPALSSEPDSILSSEPEILSAPEPLEEKPPAQPEAQYNGLSNEAEPTQKSKTRKSKPPSLKMKSSLNNAANTNEEEELPVPKVTYNFDLLDESFNPFTSGGSKIQNSPPPCEPGSFPRLEPLGEASSAAQAHSETTNPSSEVKPMMMEFGLDEGPASRPPPKNLGGKKTISKLATKKQKPKGSEASCKPEPEPTVLETLSQPAPEPVPQSIPEPVSEPDLEVSLPVSDSSTPLNLDDVPILKTGSYNFDPSQSDDPNFNPFGSNSKVNNSPVLPRSSYSFDPDNIDVSVDPFKPSKSLSNEDTSSTSSLPEKKVKEGEKQKARQPQVEKKVRQIPKKNKERTIKTSEQVKFLCFLLNSCKVEKYDESQSLVLDVCNQDICTDTSLSHVQDEDEVVVQTPEITQRVHHATDEEKLASTCMMGQTTDSQQEREEPECNKAPAKKQLSSDPVIMDGSETKVADQLEEKDSFSLKDDISAMSTTTKLTCNEGPDTAALSQDSVPLSEMDKAAVLTLIREEIIVKEIEVNEWKRKYEESRAEVMEMRKIVAEYEKTVAQMIEDEQQQKTLSCSKSVRQLTLERDQALADLNSVERSFADLFRRYENMKGVLEGFKKNEEVLKKCAQDYLMRIKQEEQRYQTLKIHAEEKLDKASEDIAQVRAKANGESVALNASLRKEQMKVESLERAVLQKNQEIEELTKICDELIAKLGTE; this comes from the exons CTCTGACTCAGAGAGTCATTTTGGCACTCCTGAGGCAGCGACTCCTGTCCGCGCCCCGCCGACCATCCCAGGAGAGCTGGAGAACAACAACTCTGATGCAGACAAAACAG AGTTGGAGCAGGAGGAGAACCTGATAGTGACTGCTCCTGTCAGGGATCAGGACACTCTGCTCAGCCACAACATGGGTCAGGATGAGCCTGCAGTCCCCATGGGTGGCCCGCTCGAAATAAACATTCAGACCCTAGAAGAAGAACAAACAGTGAAATTTCCAGCAGATTTGGGCTCTTTACCTGCTGCTGATTTATCCACACATAAGGAAGTGGCTCCATCCTCTGAGTCATCCCAAGTCCCAGCTACTCTTCTAGCAGCTGATCCAGTCCCAGATCTGGCTTCAGCTCTGGGTCCTGCTCTTTCCTCAGAACCAGATTCAATCCTGAGCAGTGAACCTGAAATCCTCTCAGCTCCAGAGCCCCTTGAGGAGAAACCTCCTGCTCAACCAGAGGCACAATACAATGGCCTGTCCAACGAGGCAGAGCCTACTCAAAAGAGTAAAACGAGGAAATCCAAACCTCCGTCTCTGAAAATGAAGTCCTCGCTGAATAACGCTGCTAACACAAACGAGGAAGAAGAGCTTCCTGTCCCTAAGGTCACATATAACTTTGACCTTTTGGATGAGAGCTTTAACCCATTCACCAGCGGCGGATCAAAAATCCAAAACTCTCCCCCACCGTGTGAACCGGGCTCTTTCCCCAGACTCGAGCCACTCGGAGAGGCCAGCTCAGCAGCACAAGCACACTCGGAAACAACAAATCCATCATCTGAGGTTAAGCCCATGATGATGGAGTTTGGCCTGGATGAAGGACCAGCCAGCAGACCTCCTCCAAAGAACCTAGGAGGGAAAAAGACAATCAGTAAACTTGCTACAAAGAAGCAGAAGCCCAAAGGATCCGAGGCTTCCTGCAAACCTGAACCAGAACCCACAGTGTTAGAAACACTTTCACAGCCAGCACCAGAACCAGTCCCCCAGTCTATACCAGAGCCAGTTTCAGAGCCTGATCTGGAAGTTTCTCTTCCAGTTTCAGACTCTTCTACACCTTTGAACTTGGACGATGTTCCTATTCTTAAGACAGGATCATATAACTTTGATCCCAGTCAGTCAGATGACCCAAACTTCAATCCATTTGGTAGCAATAGCAAGGTGAATAACTCTCCAGTGCTTCCTAGAAGCTCCTACAGCTTTGACCCGGACAATATTGATGTTTCTGTGGACCCTTTTAAACCTTCAAAATCTCTGAGCAACGAGGACACGTCCAGTACCTCGTCTCTGCCggagaaaaaagtaaaagaaggaGAGAAACAAAAGGCAAGGCAACCTCAGGTGGAGAAGAAAGTGAGGCAGATtcccaagaaaaacaaagagagaacaatcaa GACATCTGAACAAGTCAagtttctctgttttctgtt GAATTCCTGTAAAGTAGAGAAATACGATGAAAGCCAGTCCTTGGTCCTTGACGTGTGTAATCAG GATATATGTACAGATACCTCGCTCTCCCATGTCCAGGATGAGGATGAAGTGGTGGTACAGACCCCAGAAATCACTCAGCGAGTTCATCATGCCACTGATGAGGAGAAACTGGCCTCCACTTGTATGATGGGACAGACAACAGACAgccagcaggagagagaggagccAGAATGCAATAAAGCACCTGCAAAAAAGCAGCTAAGCAGTGATCCAGTGATAATGGATG GTTCTGAGACAAAGGTTGCAGACCAGCTGGAGGAGAAGGACAGCTTCAGCCTGAAAGATGATATA AGTGCGATGTccacaacaacaaaactgaCCTGCAATGAGGGCCCTGACACAGCAGCCCTGTCCCAGGACAGCGTGCCTCTGAGCGAGATGGACAAAGCTGCAGTGCTAACCCTGATCAGAGAAGAG ATCATCGTTAAAGAGATTGAGGTCAATGAATGGAagagaaaatatgaagaaagtcGAGCAGAGGTTATGGAAATGAG GAAAATAGTTGCAGAATATGAGAAAACAGTCGCACAGATGATTG aggatgagcagcagcagaagaccctGTCATGTAGTAAGTCAGTGAGACAGCTGACCTTAGAGAGAGATCAGGCCCTGGCTGACCTCAACTCAGTGGAGCGCTCCTTTGCTGACCTCTTTAGGCGGTATGAGAACATGAAGGGAGTCTTGGAGGGCTTTAAGAAG AATGAGGAGGTGCTAAAGAAGTGTGCTCAAGACTACCTGATGCGGATCAAGCAAGAGGAGCAGCGATATCAAACCCTCAAAATCCACGCTGAGGAGAAACTCGACAA GGCCAGTGAGGACATAGCCCAGGTACGTGCCAAGGCAAACGGTGAGAGTGTGGCCCTAAACGCAAGCCTGAGAAAGGAGCAGATGAAGGTGGAGTCACTTGAAAGAGCTGTCCTTCAGAAG AATCAAGAGATTGAAGAGCTCACCAAGATCTGTGATGAACTGATCGCCAAACTGGGAACAGAATAG